One genomic segment of Diceros bicornis minor isolate mBicDic1 chromosome 25, mDicBic1.mat.cur, whole genome shotgun sequence includes these proteins:
- the ARSA gene encoding arylsulfatase A isoform X1, with product MVAPWALALALASGLAAASPPNIMLIFADDLGYGDLGSYGHPSSTTPNLDQLAAGGLRFTDFYVPVSLCTPSRAALLTGRLPVRMGLYPGVLDPSSRGGLPLEEVTLAEVLAAQGYLTGIAGKWHLGVGPEGAFLPPHQGFHRFLGIPYSHDQGPCQNLTCFPPATPCDGSCDQGLVPIPLLANLSVEAQPPWLPGLEARYVAFARDLMADAQRHGRPFFLYYASHHTHYPQFSGQSFTGRSGRGPFGDSLMELDAAVGALMTAVGDLGLLGETLVIFAADNGPETMRMSRGGCSGLLRCGKGTTFEGGVREPALAFWPGHIAPGVTHELASSLDLLPTLAALTGAPLPNVTLDGVDLSPLLLGTGKSPRQTVFFYPAYPDEVRGVFAVRSGKYKAHFFTQGSAHSDTTADPACHASSPLTAHEPPLLFDLSEDPGENYNLLGSVAEVTPETLRALKHLQLLKAQFDAAMTFSPSQMARGKDPALQICCQPSCTPWPSCCHCPGPQT from the exons ATGGTGGCACCGTGGGCCCTCGCTCTGGCCTTGGCCTCAGGCCTGGCAGCTGCCAGCCCACCTAACATCATGCTGATCTTTGCTGATGACCTGGGCTACGGGGACCTGGGCTCCTATGGGCACCCCAGTTCCACCACCCCCAATCTAGACCAGCTGGCCGCAGGGGGACTGCGGTTCACCGACTTCTATGTGCCAGTGTCTCTGTGCACGCCCTCCCG GGCTGCCCTCCTGACTGGCCGACTCCCAGTTCGGATGGGCCTGTACCCGGGAGTTCTGGATCCCAGCTCTCGGGGGGGCCTGCCCCTAGAAGAGGTGACCCTGGCTGAGGTTCTGGCTGCCCAAGGCTACCTCACAGGGATAGCTGGCAAGTGGCAccttggggtggggcctgaggggGCCTTTCTGCCCCCCCACCAGGGCTTCCATCGATTCCTGGGCATCCCATACTCCCATGACCAG GGCCCTTGCCAGAACCTGACCTGCTTCCCGCCGGCCACCCCCTGTGACGGCAGCTGTGACCAGGGCTTGGTCCCTATTCCTCTGTTGGCCAACCTGTCCGTGGAGGCGCAGCCCCCTTGGTTGCCTGGACTTGAGGCCCGCTACGTGGCTTTCGCCCGTGACCTCATGGCTGATGCCCAGCGCCACGGCCGCCCGTTCTTCCTGTACTATGCCTCCCAC CACACCCACTACCCCCAGTTCAGTGGGCAGAGCTTCACAGGGCGCTCAGGCCGCGGGCCATTTGGGGACTCCCTGATGGAGCTGGATGCAGCCGTGGGGGCCCTGATGACGGCCGTGGGGGACCTAGGGCTGCTCGGAGAGACGCTGGTCATCTTCGCTGCAGACAATGG ACCTGAGACGATGCGGATGTCCCGTGGTGGCTGCTCTGGCCTCCTGCGATGCGGAAAGGGAACCACCTTCGAAGGGGGCGTCCGAGAGCCTGCCTTGGCCTTCTGGCCAGGCCACATCGCCCCCG GTGTGACCCATGAACTGGCCAGCTCCCTGGATCTACTGCCCACCCTGGCAGCCCTGACAGGGGCCCCACTGCCCAACGTCACTTTGGATGGTGTCGACCTCAGCCCCCTATTACTGGGCACAGGCAAG AGCCCCCGGCAGACCGTCTTCTTCTACCCGGCCTACCCAGACGAGGTCCGTGGGGTCTTTGCTGTGCGGAGTGGAAAGTACAAGGCTCACTTCTTCACCCAGG gttctgCCCACAGCGACACCACGGCAGACCCTGCCTGCCATGCCTCCAGCCCTCTGACCGCCCATGAGCCCCCGCTGCTCTTTGACCTGTCTGAGGACCCCGGTGAGAACTACAACCTTTTGGGGAGTGTGGCAGAGGTCACCCCGGAGACGCTGCGGGCGCTGAAGCATCTTCAGCTGCTCAAGGCCCAGTTTGATGCTGCCATGACCTTCAGCCCCAGCCAGATGGCCCGGGGCAAAGACCCTGCCCTGCAGATCTGCTGTCAGCCCAGCTGCACCCCCTGGCCGTCCTGCTgccactgcccggggccccagaccTGA
- the ARSA gene encoding arylsulfatase A isoform X2 produces MVAPWALALALASGLAAASPPNIMLIFADDLGYGDLGSYGHPSSTTPNLDQLAAGGLRFTDFYVPVSLCTPSRAALLTGRLPVRMGLYPGVLDPSSRGGLPLEEVTLAEVLAAQGYLTGIAGKWHLGVGPEGAFLPPHQGFHRFLGIPYSHDQGPCQNLTCFPPATPCDGSCDQGLVPIPLLANLSVEAQPPWLPGLEARYVAFARDLMADAQRHGRPFFLYYASHHTHYPQFSGQSFTGRSGRGPFGDSLMELDAAVGALMTAVGDLGLLGETLVIFAADNGPETMRMSRGGCSGLLRCGKGTTFEGGVREPALAFWPGHIAPGVTHELASSLDLLPTLAALTGAPLPNVTLDGVDLSPLLLGTGKTRSVGSLLCGVESTRLTSSPRVLPTATPRQTLPAMPPAL; encoded by the exons ATGGTGGCACCGTGGGCCCTCGCTCTGGCCTTGGCCTCAGGCCTGGCAGCTGCCAGCCCACCTAACATCATGCTGATCTTTGCTGATGACCTGGGCTACGGGGACCTGGGCTCCTATGGGCACCCCAGTTCCACCACCCCCAATCTAGACCAGCTGGCCGCAGGGGGACTGCGGTTCACCGACTTCTATGTGCCAGTGTCTCTGTGCACGCCCTCCCG GGCTGCCCTCCTGACTGGCCGACTCCCAGTTCGGATGGGCCTGTACCCGGGAGTTCTGGATCCCAGCTCTCGGGGGGGCCTGCCCCTAGAAGAGGTGACCCTGGCTGAGGTTCTGGCTGCCCAAGGCTACCTCACAGGGATAGCTGGCAAGTGGCAccttggggtggggcctgaggggGCCTTTCTGCCCCCCCACCAGGGCTTCCATCGATTCCTGGGCATCCCATACTCCCATGACCAG GGCCCTTGCCAGAACCTGACCTGCTTCCCGCCGGCCACCCCCTGTGACGGCAGCTGTGACCAGGGCTTGGTCCCTATTCCTCTGTTGGCCAACCTGTCCGTGGAGGCGCAGCCCCCTTGGTTGCCTGGACTTGAGGCCCGCTACGTGGCTTTCGCCCGTGACCTCATGGCTGATGCCCAGCGCCACGGCCGCCCGTTCTTCCTGTACTATGCCTCCCAC CACACCCACTACCCCCAGTTCAGTGGGCAGAGCTTCACAGGGCGCTCAGGCCGCGGGCCATTTGGGGACTCCCTGATGGAGCTGGATGCAGCCGTGGGGGCCCTGATGACGGCCGTGGGGGACCTAGGGCTGCTCGGAGAGACGCTGGTCATCTTCGCTGCAGACAATGG ACCTGAGACGATGCGGATGTCCCGTGGTGGCTGCTCTGGCCTCCTGCGATGCGGAAAGGGAACCACCTTCGAAGGGGGCGTCCGAGAGCCTGCCTTGGCCTTCTGGCCAGGCCACATCGCCCCCG GTGTGACCCATGAACTGGCCAGCTCCCTGGATCTACTGCCCACCCTGGCAGCCCTGACAGGGGCCCCACTGCCCAACGTCACTTTGGATGGTGTCGACCTCAGCCCCCTATTACTGGGCACAGGCAAG ACGAGGTCCGTGGGGTCTTTGCTGTGCGGAGTGGAAAGTACAAGGCTCACTTCTTCACCCAGG gttctgCCCACAGCGACACCACGGCAGACCCTGCCTGCCATGCCTCCAGCCCTCTGA